In Chitinophaga oryzae, the sequence TCGGGGCATTACATTCAGGGCCTATTCGGACAGCAGCCTGGGACTGGGATTATTTACGCTCAGCGGCTTCCAGCTCAACTTCACCCTGGACAACCCGGGCGGCCAGGCAGCCGCCTATGTACACATGCTGATAGAGGCGAAAATTCCGTTGCAGACATTTAAGGGCAACTTTATCGGCACTATTGACATCAGCACCAGCGATAATACCAATACCGGCAGCACCTGGAATATCGATACGATCACCGCAGCTTACCCTGATACCGTTTCTTTCACCGACCTCATACAGGAACTGGATCCGGGAATTACCTTTCCGCAGGAACTGGCGGAGCTTACCTTCTCCGATTTCTCCCTGGAGGCAGACCCCGGCGGAAATTCGTATACCTGTGCCTGTTATGGCACGCTGGACATGCACCTGTTCGATGTAATGCTCAGTACACAATTCTCCCTGCTGATAACACACAATGGCAGCACCTCCTATGAGTTGAAGGCCGATACCATTGTCGGTGAGACTTTTCTGAACGCGGATCTTCAGCTAAACAACAATGAAATCGTTTTCACCGGTTCCGCCAAAGACATTCCCCTTACCGACCTGCTGGCCAGTATTTTTTCCGATATCAACATCGATCTGACCATATTGCCGGAAATCACACTATCGGCAATATCCATCCAATACAACACGCCTTCAGTTGACACGCTTACCATTACCGGCTCGCTTGATTATAACGGCACCATGGGAGATTTCCAGCTCGTTGGCCAGAAAAGCAATAACCAGTGGCAGTTTGTGGCCATGGCCGGGTTTGACCTTAACCCTGCATTTGATATCGGCGCCCATATCCCGCTGGTAGGCGGTAAGCTGACCGGAGACCTGACATTGAAAAAAGGGTATCTGATCATCACCTCCAAGGCGCCGCAAGGGATTAAGTTTACCGGCCTGCCGCCCAACATTCCACCTGGTATTTCCTTCTATTTTGACCTGGAGCTGAGAGGAAAAGATACTCCTGTCACCCTCCCTGTGCTCGCCTACTCCGCCGATTTCAAAGCGGTCATGAACAGCTTTTACCTTGCTACCAGTGAAGCGGATATCAGTTCCGGAAATACCGCCTATACCATCCAGATCGGGAAAAACCTCGGGCCGCTGTACGTTGATTCTCTCTCCCTGAGCTACAAGGACCAGGTCATCTATTGCAATATCAACGCAACCATGAAGGTCGGACCGTTTGATGCGGCCCTGGACGGGCTGGGCATTGGCACGTCCCTCAGTGCGTTTACACCGTCGTTTAGCCTGAATGGTCTCAGCTTCGATTTCACAACAGCATCTTTCAGTATTGACGGGGCACTCATTCGCATACCGGACAGTCAGCTTGCACAGGGTGTTTCCCTTCAGTTCGACGGGGCGCTGATCGTCAAAATACAACAACTGGGACTTGCTGCGCTGGGCTCTTATGCTCAGCTAAGCGATGGCGAAGCATCGTTCTTCATCTTCCTGGAAGCCGATTTTCCGCCAGGCGGCCCGCCTTTCTTTATGGTCTCCGGGTTGATGGGAGGATTTGGCTTTAACAGAACGCTTGCGCTGCCCACCTTTGATGAAGTACAGAACTTTCCGTTACTGGCCCTCGATGCGCCGCCAACGGGCAGTAAGAAAGATGTGGCCATGCATACGCTGCAGGTACTGGAAGGACAGATACCGGGAACTGACAATACGAAGCGGCAGTGGGCCAGCCCGCGCAGCGGCGACTACTGGATGGCGCTGGGCGTAGCATTCAACTCATTTGAGATCATTAACGGAAAACTACTGCTGACAGCGGAATTAGGCCGGGAGACACAATTTTCGCTGCTGGGCCTCTCCTGGATGGCCTTACCACAGAAAGCGGTGGAGGGAGACAGACTGGTATTCGTGGAACTGCAGATGGCCGCAGTACTAAAACCGGAAGACGGCACGCTGCAGATTGGCGCAAGCCTCACCAGTAATTCATTCGTATTAACCAAAGACTGTCATCTTACCGGAGGCTTTGCATTCTACCTGTGGTTCGGCGATAGTCCCGACGCCGGTCAGTTCGTACTGACTGCCGGCGGTTACCATCCCGCCTTTAAACCACCTGATTATTACCCTGAAGTAGCCCGGCTGGGATTCAACTGGCAGGTATCTGGCGATGTGTCCATCAAAGGCAGCTCCTACTTTGCCTTTACGCCATCCTGTGCCATGGCCGGCGGACGACTACAGGTACAGTTCCAGTCAGGTCCGCTGCGCGCCTGGTTCGACGCCGGCGCCAATTTCCTTGTCACCTGGCATCCATTGACATTTACCGCCAGCATATGGGAAGAAATCGGCGTGTCGCTCACCGTAAAAGTGTGGTTTATCCATAAAACGCTCAGCGCCAGCGTAGGCGCCGCGGTGGA encodes:
- a CDS encoding DUF6603 domain-containing protein — protein: MDISELISKLRADASAAGQVVLNTAYLSDAQVATIQGVLGMAPTRYITIKNLRAGDIPDAQNSAVTITAGQADLLNQNSLPVKELIFTVGAAQTIDFILNLALPSSWQWTSSFPDLSLPPFTLLPVSDGYFVYTTTSQSDYQVNANRSIPLSAGLNFSCLTDVSKIPKLAAILGSVPSGNLPLSGTADFKNNTTAYPATTLLVPLLSQLPLTNKFKLSNLQLKIEITDPDGAAQDIITGLWATDPMFNLLFLLDNTSSLMIEVDCTPLSSAGTTLAQLSSCSIAQALIGSSWHFENFVPAALSGAFGSITFDVILSLSFSGGFNVRGITFRAYSDSSLGLGLFTLSGFQLNFTLDNPGGQAAAYVHMLIEAKIPLQTFKGNFIGTIDISTSDNTNTGSTWNIDTITAAYPDTVSFTDLIQELDPGITFPQELAELTFSDFSLEADPGGNSYTCACYGTLDMHLFDVMLSTQFSLLITHNGSTSYELKADTIVGETFLNADLQLNNNEIVFTGSAKDIPLTDLLASIFSDINIDLTILPEITLSAISIQYNTPSVDTLTITGSLDYNGTMGDFQLVGQKSNNQWQFVAMAGFDLNPAFDIGAHIPLVGGKLTGDLTLKKGYLIITSKAPQGIKFTGLPPNIPPGISFYFDLELRGKDTPVTLPVLAYSADFKAVMNSFYLATSEADISSGNTAYTIQIGKNLGPLYVDSLSLSYKDQVIYCNINATMKVGPFDAALDGLGIGTSLSAFTPSFSLNGLSFDFTTASFSIDGALIRIPDSQLAQGVSLQFDGALIVKIQQLGLAALGSYAQLSDGEASFFIFLEADFPPGGPPFFMVSGLMGGFGFNRTLALPTFDEVQNFPLLALDAPPTGSKKDVAMHTLQVLEGQIPGTDNTKRQWASPRSGDYWMALGVAFNSFEIINGKLLLTAELGRETQFSLLGLSWMALPQKAVEGDRLVFVELQMAAVLKPEDGTLQIGASLTSNSFVLTKDCHLTGGFAFYLWFGDSPDAGQFVLTAGGYHPAFKPPDYYPEVARLGFNWQVSGDVSIKGSSYFAFTPSCAMAGGRLQVQFQSGPLRAWFDAGANFLVTWHPLTFTASIWEEIGVSLTVKVWFIHKTLSASVGAAVDMWGPPIGGIVRVHVVFVTFKIRIGSDGAQDKNKQVLVWDEFKEMLPKPEDRCTIIANDGLTNMLEKDTVSGQIIYNGDTTGNPTTKVWFLRSGRLRFTTKSMIPATSLTYGNDSGQRVNGASNISIRPMNITTATAVHNLCITQNSASGDPISVDGWTFTANYGNVAATLWGQPITENGQFVQAPSTPSADTVGSQLTGYTVEAPAPQPGYTFGIVQMRLLLNEYICQTDNPQNPLSKSHAYNNDYTPSASDTTLADISTIGTTLTAARNALYAELQQDGLYTGSNDSMQQMGATANGLFVDIPMEQSN